A stretch of Faecalibacterium duncaniae DNA encodes these proteins:
- a CDS encoding carbon starvation CstA family protein has product MISFLLCLAILVGGYFVYGKIVDNTFGPDDRETPAVRINDGVDYVVMPQWKLFLVQLLNIAGLGPIFGAMQGALWGPVVFLWITFGTIFAGGVHDYFSGMMSERNDGASIAEITGKYLGPVMQNVMRVFSVVLLIMVGTVFAVGPAGLIVELCSQSGASGVMTSLLFWLVIILTYYFIATFISIDAVIGKIYPVFGICLIIMAIGVIFGIFTNPAYTIPEIWDHFGSMHPSGTPIWSFMFITVACGAISGFHSTQSPLMARCMKSEKQGHFVFYGAMVCEGVIALIWAAAGCSLYEVTDGLNTGLAQALAMGQSKAIYDVCSKTMGGVGIALAMIGVVVCPITSGDTAFRSARLTLADWFKIDQDSYGNRLKLCVPVLGVGAFLGIGNALGFINYTVIWRYFSWTNQTLAMIVLWAASMYLFKEKKNFWITAVPATFMSAVSATYFVLAPECLGGLLNHKTAEGAIVYNTAVAYPVGILFAIAMLALFLYATKKQTVKKTA; this is encoded by the coding sequence ATGATTAGTTTCCTGCTCTGTCTTGCGATCCTGGTGGGCGGATACTTCGTCTATGGCAAGATCGTGGACAATACCTTCGGCCCGGACGACCGTGAAACGCCTGCTGTGCGCATCAATGACGGCGTGGACTATGTCGTGATGCCCCAGTGGAAGCTGTTCCTCGTCCAGCTGCTGAACATTGCGGGCCTTGGCCCCATCTTTGGTGCCATGCAGGGCGCTTTGTGGGGCCCCGTGGTGTTCCTGTGGATCACCTTCGGCACCATCTTTGCCGGTGGTGTGCATGACTACTTCTCCGGCATGATGAGTGAGCGCAACGACGGTGCTTCCATCGCAGAGATCACCGGCAAATACTTAGGCCCCGTGATGCAGAACGTGATGCGTGTGTTCTCTGTTGTGCTGCTGATCATGGTGGGCACCGTGTTCGCCGTCGGCCCTGCCGGTCTGATCGTTGAGCTGTGCAGCCAGAGCGGCGCATCCGGCGTGATGACTTCGCTGCTGTTCTGGCTGGTCATCATTCTGACCTACTACTTCATCGCGACCTTTATCTCCATCGATGCGGTCATCGGCAAGATCTACCCCGTGTTCGGCATCTGCCTCATCATCATGGCCATCGGTGTCATCTTTGGCATCTTCACCAACCCTGCCTATACCATCCCCGAGATCTGGGATCACTTCGGCAGCATGCACCCGTCGGGCACGCCCATCTGGAGCTTCATGTTCATCACGGTTGCCTGCGGCGCGATCTCCGGCTTCCACTCCACCCAGTCGCCTCTGATGGCCCGCTGTATGAAGAGTGAGAAGCAGGGCCACTTTGTGTTCTACGGTGCCATGGTCTGCGAGGGTGTCATTGCCCTGATTTGGGCCGCTGCAGGCTGCTCTCTGTACGAGGTCACTGATGGCCTGAACACCGGTCTGGCCCAGGCACTGGCAATGGGTCAGTCCAAGGCCATCTATGATGTCTGCTCCAAGACCATGGGCGGCGTGGGCATCGCACTGGCCATGATCGGCGTGGTCGTCTGCCCCATCACCTCCGGCGATACCGCCTTCCGTTCCGCCCGCCTGACCTTGGCCGATTGGTTCAAGATCGATCAGGACAGCTACGGCAACCGCCTGAAGCTCTGCGTTCCCGTGCTGGGCGTGGGCGCTTTCCTGGGCATCGGCAATGCACTGGGCTTCATCAACTACACCGTGATCTGGCGCTACTTCAGCTGGACCAACCAGACGCTGGCCATGATCGTTCTGTGGGCCGCTTCCATGTACCTGTTCAAGGAGAAGAAGAACTTCTGGATCACCGCAGTGCCCGCTACCTTTATGAGCGCTGTGTCCGCTACCTACTTCGTGCTGGCTCCCGAGTGCCTGGGCGGCCTGCTGAACCATAAGACTGCTGAGGGCGCTATCGTCTATAACACCGCAGTTGCTTACCCGGTGGGCATCCTCTTTGCGATCGCCATGCTGGCGCTGTTCCTCTATGCAACCAAAAAGCAGACGGTGAAAAAGACTGCATAA
- a CDS encoding ATP-binding protein, with protein MIELKRLKLINWHNFENVTFDCARLTYMIGVNAVGKTTILDAIRYCLTTNRNFNALGNKKSGRTLQGSVHAKQRGENAYRRPGRTVAYIGAEFWDTVKRTNFVIAVRVESEGPMQELHPGDQTWYISEDGITLEKLPFLDPRTGAPSAKEDFKPAVGRLSYTRSPSEARDRICRALGIGRASSPLGKKFNEVFQMGTSMDEIPNFREFLYQYILPQPELDLEALQGDRVELENLHAVLAEAQTRAAALEQIVAYGREAAAKETDALVNRGAALLARAEADAGEDASWQSHLDAGRRQLADLNAKYEAAKNAEAEARRAYLAAHGAAGDSGVGRALDALTEELARKKSALDAAARTRNSLEATADTITGLLTQLNRSGFAVEKELWPQRLTAEHLPALTEALACIEKPLEEQYFAARQASADLAKEQEGLRAELNAVSGGKWVYPHGDAATKVRDAVNAELKSRGMTADAKIFCELLTVADESWQDCVEACLGDRRFDILVPPAHYAAAKSAFVALGDRVGPISLLDTPGIRKADRHAETAPADSLAAQVTSENPLAAQYADTILRRIVCCDTPDTLEHFPDSATRDLLRHHPFRLERLRRPQRYIGLDARRERAEALEAQLAAQADRCREAAQTEKTLKSAYDQYQNVLRGHALEQLAELWASRAALDAARADYAAQEQKLADCRENPMLQQLYREEEAREAAWETARKAVEQVGGDIRVCEKQIASCEAEQGKAVETAAQSRAAAEAFFAQHPLLEPLAQERKKGLMTGGRTARAAAQTAEKAQTRLDDALRAYLTSTLEPAQRDYNEHYVCDYPLGLAGVEQYRAQHDSLVRIDLERYAARLEQAQRDCKDRFRKDILFRMKDDIFNARRQFRELNKVMEQLTYGEEVYRFELEPSRDPQLAAFYQVIVDKGNQQMTDGDSLDNLAATADPVYERQVDALMEKIMADVDENTRARQEGRTTSGATLSDYVDYRTYLDYDIKVTNTVSGQQAYLSRVSRDSSGGENQAPFYVAICASLLQIYQKSENSIRLVLLDEAFSKMTSDRIRPMMELFRRLQLQVLLISTVEKSTAIQPYCDITYSIVRHGDANAIAPFYRAGIRADAPEKETEYE; from the coding sequence ATGATCGAATTAAAGCGCCTGAAGCTCATCAACTGGCACAACTTTGAAAATGTCACCTTCGATTGTGCCCGTCTGACTTATATGATCGGTGTCAACGCGGTGGGCAAGACCACCATTCTGGATGCCATCCGCTACTGCCTGACCACCAACCGCAATTTCAATGCCCTGGGCAATAAAAAGAGCGGCCGCACCCTGCAGGGCTCTGTCCACGCCAAGCAGCGCGGCGAGAACGCCTACCGCCGCCCAGGCCGCACAGTGGCGTATATCGGAGCCGAGTTCTGGGATACCGTCAAGCGGACAAACTTTGTCATCGCTGTCCGGGTGGAATCCGAGGGCCCCATGCAGGAGCTTCACCCCGGCGATCAGACCTGGTACATCTCCGAGGACGGCATCACGCTGGAAAAGCTGCCCTTCCTTGATCCGCGCACCGGTGCCCCCAGCGCCAAGGAGGACTTCAAGCCCGCTGTGGGCCGCCTGTCCTACACCCGCAGCCCCAGCGAGGCCCGGGACCGCATCTGCCGTGCCCTGGGCATTGGCCGCGCCTCCAGCCCGCTGGGCAAAAAGTTCAACGAAGTGTTCCAGATGGGTACCAGCATGGACGAAATCCCCAACTTCCGGGAGTTCCTGTACCAGTACATCCTGCCCCAGCCTGAACTGGATCTGGAAGCGCTGCAGGGCGACCGGGTGGAGCTGGAAAACCTCCACGCCGTTCTGGCCGAGGCCCAGACCCGTGCCGCCGCGCTGGAACAGATCGTGGCGTATGGCCGGGAAGCTGCTGCCAAAGAAACGGATGCCCTTGTCAACCGGGGTGCGGCCCTGCTGGCCCGCGCCGAAGCGGATGCCGGTGAGGATGCCTCCTGGCAGAGCCATTTGGATGCAGGCCGCCGCCAGCTGGCCGACCTGAACGCAAAATACGAGGCCGCCAAGAACGCCGAAGCCGAAGCCCGCCGGGCCTATCTGGCGGCCCACGGTGCGGCCGGTGACAGCGGCGTGGGCCGGGCGCTGGATGCCCTGACCGAGGAGCTGGCCCGGAAAAAGAGCGCGCTGGATGCAGCGGCCCGGACAAGGAATAGTCTGGAAGCGACTGCGGATACCATCACCGGCCTGCTGACCCAGCTGAACCGCAGCGGCTTTGCGGTGGAGAAGGAGCTCTGGCCCCAGCGCCTGACGGCGGAACATCTCCCCGCCCTGACCGAGGCGCTGGCCTGCATCGAAAAGCCGCTGGAGGAGCAGTATTTTGCTGCCCGGCAGGCTTCGGCGGATCTGGCAAAAGAGCAGGAGGGCCTGCGGGCCGAGCTGAACGCCGTGTCCGGCGGCAAGTGGGTCTACCCCCACGGCGATGCCGCCACCAAAGTGCGGGATGCCGTGAACGCTGAGCTGAAAAGCCGCGGCATGACGGCGGATGCAAAGATCTTCTGTGAACTGCTGACTGTGGCTGATGAGAGCTGGCAGGACTGTGTGGAAGCCTGCCTGGGTGACCGCCGGTTTGATATCCTTGTGCCGCCTGCCCACTACGCCGCCGCCAAGAGCGCCTTTGTGGCGCTGGGTGACCGGGTGGGACCCATCAGCCTGCTGGATACCCCGGGCATCCGCAAGGCGGACCGCCATGCAGAGACGGCCCCCGCCGACAGCCTTGCCGCCCAGGTCACCAGCGAAAACCCGCTGGCCGCACAGTATGCGGACACCATCCTGCGCCGCATCGTCTGCTGCGACACCCCCGACACGCTGGAGCATTTCCCCGACAGCGCCACCCGGGACCTGCTGCGCCACCATCCCTTCCGGCTGGAACGCCTGCGCAGGCCCCAGCGCTATATCGGGCTGGATGCCCGCAGGGAGCGTGCCGAAGCGCTGGAAGCACAGCTTGCCGCCCAGGCCGACCGCTGCCGCGAAGCCGCCCAGACCGAAAAGACCCTGAAATCTGCCTACGACCAGTACCAGAACGTCCTGCGGGGCCATGCGCTGGAACAGCTGGCCGAACTCTGGGCCAGCCGGGCCGCGCTGGATGCCGCCCGTGCCGACTACGCCGCGCAGGAGCAGAAGCTGGCGGACTGCCGCGAGAACCCCATGCTGCAGCAGCTCTACCGCGAGGAAGAAGCCCGGGAAGCCGCATGGGAGACTGCCCGCAAGGCCGTGGAGCAGGTGGGCGGCGATATCCGCGTCTGCGAAAAGCAGATCGCATCCTGCGAGGCAGAGCAGGGTAAGGCGGTGGAGACCGCTGCACAGAGCAGGGCGGCGGCAGAGGCATTCTTTGCACAGCACCCGCTGCTGGAGCCTCTGGCACAGGAGCGCAAAAAGGGCCTGATGACGGGCGGGCGTACGGCCCGTGCCGCCGCACAGACTGCCGAAAAGGCACAGACCAGGCTGGACGATGCCCTGCGAGCGTATCTCACTTCCACGCTGGAACCCGCCCAGAGGGATTACAACGAGCACTACGTCTGCGATTATCCGCTGGGTCTGGCCGGGGTGGAGCAGTACCGCGCCCAGCACGACAGCCTTGTCCGCATTGATCTGGAACGCTACGCCGCCCGGCTGGAGCAGGCACAGCGGGACTGCAAGGATCGCTTCCGCAAGGATATCCTCTTCCGGATGAAGGATGATATCTTCAACGCCCGCCGCCAGTTCCGGGAGCTGAACAAGGTGATGGAGCAGCTGACCTACGGCGAGGAAGTCTACCGCTTTGAGCTGGAGCCCAGCCGTGACCCCCAGCTGGCCGCCTTCTATCAGGTCATTGTGGACAAGGGCAACCAGCAGATGACCGATGGCGACTCGCTGGACAACCTTGCCGCCACCGCTGACCCCGTCTACGAGCGGCAGGTGGACGCGCTGATGGAAAAGATCATGGCCGATGTGGACGAGAACACCCGGGCCCGGCAGGAGGGCCGCACCACCTCCGGTGCCACCCTCTCGGATTATGTGGACTACCGCACCTATCTGGACTATGACATCAAGGTGACCAACACCGTCTCGGGCCAGCAGGCCTATCTTTCCCGCGTCAGCCGCGATTCCTCCGGCGGCGAGAATCAGGCTCCCTTCTATGTGGCCATCTGCGCCAGCCTGCTGCAGATCTACCAGAAGAGCGAGAACAGCATCCGCCTTGTCCTACTGGACGAGGCCTTCAGCAAGATGACCAGTGACCGCATCCGCCCCATGATGGAGCTGTTCCGCCGCCTGCAGCTGCAGGTGCTGCTCATCTCCACCGTGGAAAAGAGCACGGCCATCCAGCCCTACTGCGACATTACCTATTCCATCGTGCGCCACGGCGATGCCAACGCCATTGCGCCGTTCTACCGGGCCGGCATCCGTGCCGATGCTCCGGAAAAGGAGACTGAATATGAATAA
- a CDS encoding histidine phosphatase family protein, translating into MTKAAHKVYFTRHGETVWNVENKICGMTDSPLTEKGRAQARELGEKLRTSGLRIDEILYSPLSRSADTARAIAEATGIPARCEPRLREQCFGRYEGTPRDGEEFRISKTHFADRYSGGESMMQLAQRIYNLLDELRADTDKTYLLVAHNGIARVVQSYFYDMTNEEYAAAGIKNCEFVEFTF; encoded by the coding sequence CTGACCAAGGCGGCGCACAAGGTCTATTTCACCCGCCACGGCGAGACCGTGTGGAACGTGGAAAACAAGATCTGCGGCATGACCGACAGCCCCCTGACCGAAAAAGGCCGCGCCCAGGCTCGGGAGCTGGGCGAAAAGCTCAGGACCAGCGGTCTCCGGATCGATGAGATCCTGTACTCTCCCCTGTCCCGCTCCGCCGACACCGCCCGGGCCATTGCGGAGGCCACCGGCATTCCTGCCCGGTGTGAGCCCCGGCTCCGGGAGCAGTGCTTTGGCCGCTACGAGGGCACGCCCCGGGACGGCGAAGAGTTCCGCATTTCCAAGACCCACTTTGCCGACCGCTACTCCGGCGGCGAGAGCATGATGCAGCTGGCCCAGCGCATCTACAACCTGCTGGACGAGCTCCGGGCCGACACCGACAAGACCTACCTGCTGGTGGCCCACAACGGCATTGCCCGGGTGGTGCAGTCCTATTTTTACGATATGACCAACGAGGAGTACGCGGCGGCAGGCATCAAAAACTGCGAGTTCGTGGAGTTTACATTCTGA
- a CDS encoding LysR family transcriptional regulator codes for MNITELRYLVAIMECGSVSAAAKRLYAAQPNVSKALKNLEEEYHLRIFERSSTGMIPTEQGRHFIEQAERVLREVDRLDRSVQEEQERCAELRVMIPHATYASYAAVDYLEQAASIERLHIHIREGGSMEALDHVLRQGYHLALLRYAVEDDEHYTHYCARRGLKMEPIMDFEYSLLTNRDGPLARKAIRDLSELDKYMEILHDDFQLPGEEGGDGVRWHVNPERRIHVYERCSQFSILQRLPTAYMWASPMPRRALEQYHLVLKKCPAQRQQMRDVLVYPDKGRLRPEEQAFVDLLHKEAASTVK; via the coding sequence TTGAACATTACAGAACTGCGGTATCTCGTCGCCATCATGGAATGCGGATCTGTGAGTGCGGCGGCAAAGCGGCTGTATGCCGCTCAGCCCAATGTGAGCAAGGCGCTGAAAAATCTGGAAGAAGAATACCATCTCCGCATTTTTGAGCGGTCATCCACCGGCATGATCCCCACGGAGCAGGGGCGGCACTTCATTGAGCAGGCCGAGCGGGTGCTGCGGGAGGTGGACCGGCTGGACCGGAGCGTGCAGGAGGAGCAGGAGCGCTGCGCCGAACTGCGGGTAATGATCCCCCACGCCACCTATGCCTCCTATGCGGCGGTGGATTATCTGGAGCAGGCGGCCTCCATTGAGCGGCTCCACATCCACATCCGGGAGGGCGGCTCCATGGAGGCACTGGATCATGTCCTGCGGCAGGGGTATCATCTGGCTCTGCTGCGGTACGCCGTGGAGGATGACGAGCACTATACCCATTACTGCGCCCGGCGGGGCCTGAAAATGGAACCCATTATGGATTTTGAATACAGTCTGCTGACCAACCGGGACGGCCCACTGGCCCGGAAGGCGATCCGCGACCTGTCTGAGCTGGACAAGTATATGGAGATCCTCCACGATGATTTCCAGCTGCCCGGCGAGGAGGGCGGCGACGGTGTGCGCTGGCATGTCAACCCGGAGCGCCGCATTCATGTGTATGAGCGGTGCAGCCAGTTCTCGATCCTGCAGCGGCTGCCCACGGCCTACATGTGGGCATCGCCCATGCCCCGCAGGGCACTGGAGCAGTACCATCTGGTGCTGAAGAAGTGCCCGGCCCAGCGCCAGCAGATGCGGGATGTGCTGGTCTACCCGGACAAGGGCCGCCTGCGCCCCGAGGAGCAGGCCTTTGTGGATCTGCTCCACAAGGAAGCGGCTTCCACCGTAAAATAA
- a CDS encoding Wadjet anti-phage system protein JetA family protein — MQLFELVSPRLFRPLAGPNRAFYAELLLLLWEECRHTADYSISRAEAVSRAEDYFAALAKPLALDADDAGDEAEQPTRDPHTLALGFLLRLRRTGWLEEQPGSYEEEPALAFVPEVAPLLEALEEILNPRVVTYTGKLYKAWQLLQNIGEEKSPYENVLREVASDLEALNKSLRALNASIGHYIDRLTRNRTPQEVLELFDQYEEKVVAAAYHRFKTSDNLFNYRAYLEEELDDCEAEHLPRLALDYARVERCAPGEAAPAVRALIQKLRDSLEEMSTLMCQIDQSHIRYRKRAVQRAQFLLLSDRSSQGSVTALLRRYAEEIKTPDQLFAPDDGPVAKHLHLYPAAVFGAKPLYPPAAPRSETPLAPVRQAGLDEEQLRKEQQLLLDYARMAVTEENVGLLAKQALAARSAVAASTLAEEYPRDFARIIGLHTYSQSPRRAYDITLTGNWVERGGFRFEEFILTPRREDADHGRTE; from the coding sequence ATGCAGCTGTTTGAACTGGTCAGCCCGCGGCTGTTCCGCCCGCTGGCGGGGCCCAACCGGGCGTTTTATGCGGAGCTGCTGCTCCTGCTGTGGGAGGAGTGCCGCCACACGGCGGATTACTCCATCTCCCGGGCAGAAGCGGTGAGCCGGGCCGAGGATTACTTTGCGGCGCTGGCAAAGCCGCTGGCACTGGATGCCGATGACGCGGGCGACGAAGCCGAACAGCCCACCCGGGATCCCCATACCCTTGCGTTGGGCTTTCTGCTCCGCCTGCGCCGCACCGGCTGGCTGGAAGAGCAGCCCGGCAGCTATGAGGAAGAGCCTGCCCTTGCCTTTGTGCCTGAGGTGGCCCCTCTGCTGGAAGCGCTGGAAGAGATCCTGAACCCGCGTGTTGTCACCTACACCGGCAAGCTGTACAAGGCATGGCAGCTGCTGCAGAACATCGGGGAGGAAAAGAGCCCCTATGAGAATGTTCTGCGGGAGGTGGCCTCCGATCTGGAAGCACTGAACAAGTCCCTGCGGGCGCTGAACGCATCCATCGGGCATTATATCGACCGGCTTACCCGCAACCGTACCCCGCAGGAGGTGCTGGAGCTCTTCGACCAGTACGAGGAAAAGGTGGTGGCCGCCGCTTACCACCGCTTCAAGACCAGCGATAACCTGTTCAATTACCGCGCTTATCTGGAAGAGGAGCTGGACGACTGCGAGGCAGAACACCTGCCCCGGCTGGCGCTGGATTACGCCCGGGTGGAGCGCTGTGCCCCCGGCGAGGCAGCCCCTGCCGTGCGTGCCCTCATCCAGAAACTGCGGGATTCGCTGGAAGAGATGAGCACCCTGATGTGCCAGATCGACCAGAGCCACATCCGCTACCGCAAGCGGGCCGTGCAGCGGGCACAGTTCCTGCTGCTGAGCGACCGCTCCTCGCAGGGCAGTGTCACCGCCCTGCTCCGCCGTTATGCCGAGGAGATCAAAACGCCCGATCAGCTGTTCGCGCCGGATGACGGCCCGGTGGCAAAGCACCTGCACCTCTACCCGGCGGCGGTGTTCGGGGCAAAGCCCCTCTACCCGCCCGCCGCGCCCCGCAGCGAAACGCCGCTGGCTCCGGTGCGGCAGGCCGGGCTGGACGAGGAGCAGCTGCGCAAAGAACAGCAGCTGCTGCTGGACTACGCCCGGATGGCCGTGACTGAGGAGAACGTGGGCCTGCTGGCAAAACAGGCCCTTGCCGCCCGCAGTGCGGTGGCTGCCTCCACACTGGCGGAGGAATACCCCCGCGATTTTGCCCGCATCATCGGCCTGCACACCTACTCGCAGTCGCCGCGCCGGGCTTACGATATCACCCTTACCGGAAACTGGGTCGAACGGGGCGGCTTCCGGTTTGAAGAGTTTATTCTGACACCCCGCAGGGAGGACGCTGACCATGGCCGAACCGAATAA
- a CDS encoding DUF4194 domain-containing protein, producing the protein MAEPNKMLEETANYLLNHCFVLGGVEDQRAKYLYVQDHLPEVRAVFAPLGYAVTLYPAPLQAAALVNEHEGSQARLLKYESILLLVLRLLYLQKRESLAASADQVLVTVEEVQTELQKMNLPRRLDQRTLEELMRTLRRYNLARPVGRLTGLDSRIEVFPTVLLALPDADLADAAAESSRTREELALYERPDGDASGEEEE; encoded by the coding sequence ATGGCCGAACCGAATAAAATGCTGGAAGAGACCGCAAACTATCTGCTCAACCACTGCTTTGTGCTGGGCGGCGTGGAGGATCAGCGGGCAAAATATCTCTATGTGCAGGATCATCTGCCCGAGGTGCGGGCCGTGTTCGCGCCGCTGGGCTATGCGGTAACGCTTTACCCGGCGCCGCTGCAGGCGGCGGCGCTGGTCAACGAGCATGAGGGCAGCCAGGCCCGGCTGCTGAAATACGAGAGCATCCTGCTGCTGGTGCTCCGCCTGCTCTACCTGCAAAAGCGGGAGAGCCTTGCCGCCAGCGCCGATCAGGTGCTGGTCACGGTGGAAGAGGTGCAGACAGAGCTGCAGAAGATGAACCTGCCCCGGCGGCTGGATCAGCGCACGCTGGAGGAGCTCATGCGCACCCTGCGCAGGTATAATCTGGCCCGCCCGGTGGGGCGGCTGACCGGTCTGGACAGCCGCATCGAGGTGTTTCCCACTGTGCTGCTGGCCCTGCCGGATGCAGACCTTGCCGATGCCGCCGCCGAGAGCAGCCGCACCCGGGAAGAACTGGCCCTCTACGAGCGGCCTGACGGAGATGCCAGCGGGGAGGAAGAAGAATGA
- a CDS encoding MATE family efflux transporter, producing the protein MSKNMIQLSDHFDYSRLIRFVLPCIGTMLFTSIYGIVDGLCVSNFVGKTAFAAVNLIMPVPMLVGTVGFMLGTGGSAIVGITLGEGDKARADRYFSLFMSTALIAGIVLSVLGMLLLRPVALMLGAEGEMLDYALRYGRVLMLSLPTFILQNMFQSFFVTAEKPHLGFYFTVGAGCTNMVLDVLLVGILHWSVEGAAIATMLSQVVGGLLPVFYFLNRKNTSLLHLCRPQFEGGVLLKACVNGSSELMTNLSMSLVNILYNYQLLRFAGEDGVAAYGVIMYASFLFVAVFVGYAVGSAPIVSYHYGANNRKEVNNLYRKSLKLIGVVAVVMTIGSMFIIPHVARFFVGYDENLLILTTRAFRLYGLSFLIMGFNVYASSFFTALGDGVTSALISFLRTLLFQVAAVLLLPLLLGIDGIWLAVTAAELAALLVSIGMFITRDQQFHYRKAE; encoded by the coding sequence ATGTCAAAGAATATGATCCAATTATCCGACCACTTTGATTATTCCCGGCTGATCCGGTTTGTATTGCCCTGCATCGGCACCATGCTGTTTACTTCCATTTACGGCATTGTGGACGGCCTGTGTGTCTCGAACTTTGTGGGCAAAACGGCCTTTGCGGCAGTCAACCTCATCATGCCCGTGCCCATGCTGGTGGGTACAGTGGGCTTTATGCTGGGCACCGGCGGCAGCGCCATTGTGGGCATCACGCTGGGTGAGGGCGATAAAGCCCGTGCCGACCGCTATTTCAGCCTGTTTATGTCAACGGCGCTGATCGCCGGCATCGTGCTGTCTGTGCTGGGGATGCTGCTGCTCCGGCCGGTGGCCCTGATGCTGGGTGCAGAAGGCGAGATGCTGGACTACGCCCTGCGCTATGGCCGGGTGCTGATGCTCAGCCTGCCCACCTTTATCCTGCAGAATATGTTCCAGAGCTTTTTTGTTACCGCCGAAAAGCCGCATCTGGGCTTTTATTTCACGGTGGGCGCGGGCTGCACCAACATGGTGCTGGACGTGCTACTTGTGGGCATCCTGCACTGGAGCGTGGAGGGTGCCGCCATTGCCACCATGCTCAGCCAGGTGGTGGGCGGCCTGCTGCCGGTGTTCTACTTCCTCAACCGGAAAAACACCAGCCTGCTCCACCTCTGCCGCCCGCAGTTTGAGGGCGGTGTGCTGCTGAAAGCCTGTGTGAACGGCTCCTCTGAGCTGATGACCAACCTTTCCATGTCGCTGGTGAACATCCTGTACAACTATCAGCTGCTCCGCTTTGCGGGCGAGGATGGTGTGGCCGCCTATGGTGTGATCATGTATGCATCCTTCCTGTTCGTGGCGGTGTTTGTGGGCTACGCCGTGGGCAGTGCGCCCATCGTCAGCTACCACTATGGTGCCAATAACCGCAAAGAGGTCAACAACCTCTACCGCAAGAGCCTGAAGCTCATCGGTGTGGTTGCGGTGGTAATGACCATCGGCTCCATGTTCATCATCCCCCATGTGGCCCGCTTCTTTGTGGGCTATGATGAAAACCTGCTCATTCTGACCACCCGGGCCTTCCGGCTCTATGGCCTGAGCTTCCTCATCATGGGGTTCAATGTCTATGCGTCCTCCTTCTTCACGGCCCTGGGCGATGGTGTGACCAGTGCGCTCATCTCGTTCCTGCGCACCCTGCTGTTCCAGGTGGCGGCGGTTCTGCTGCTGCCGCTCCTGCTGGGCATTGACGGCATCTGGCTGGCTGTGACAGCCGCCGAGCTGGCCGCTCTGCTGGTCAGCATCGGCATGTTCATCACCAGAGACCAGCAGTTCCATTACCGCAAGGCAGAATAA